One Stenotrophomonas sp. SAU14A_NAIMI4_5 DNA segment encodes these proteins:
- a CDS encoding BatA domain-containing protein, translated as MNLLFPLGLAALAAWLLPLLIHLARRHPYTPLDFAALRWLRAQIRPRQRIRFDDWPLLLVRLLLLAALALLLARPALTGSAAPPSAWTVVAPGLDARALRGTGEEGNRHWLAPGFPSVEQPAPATPAPLPSLLRELDAQLPAGTALTVHVPDPLPGLDGARLQLSRSVQWQAHVVPLASAQATVAPPRLRVHAEAPASARHWIGALQRAWSTQPAAAELLSDTLPERGEIAVWGRTDALPAAWQAWLRDGGSVMTAARPDAAATVVLRSAEGAPLLWQQRVGQGRLLSLPGEWDAAHNGALRDARLPQALLLALQPPAPPRVGDARDHAPQQAVLPATAAAPRELAPWLLLAIVLLFALERGMASRAARRPA; from the coding sequence ATGAACCTGCTGTTCCCGCTGGGCCTGGCCGCACTGGCCGCGTGGCTGCTGCCCCTGCTGATCCACCTGGCGCGGCGCCATCCGTACACGCCGCTGGACTTCGCCGCATTGCGCTGGCTGCGCGCACAGATCCGCCCGCGCCAGCGCATCCGCTTCGATGATTGGCCGCTGCTGCTGGTGCGCCTGCTGTTGCTGGCCGCACTGGCGCTGCTGCTGGCACGCCCGGCGCTGACCGGCAGCGCAGCACCGCCCAGCGCGTGGACCGTGGTCGCGCCCGGGCTGGATGCCCGCGCACTGCGCGGCACCGGCGAAGAGGGCAACCGGCATTGGCTGGCGCCCGGCTTCCCGTCCGTCGAGCAGCCCGCGCCCGCGACACCTGCACCGCTACCGAGCCTGCTGCGCGAACTCGACGCGCAGCTGCCCGCCGGCACCGCGCTGACCGTGCATGTGCCCGACCCGCTGCCCGGCCTCGATGGCGCACGCCTGCAGCTGTCGCGCAGCGTGCAGTGGCAGGCGCATGTCGTGCCCCTCGCCAGCGCACAGGCCACAGTGGCCCCGCCACGCCTGCGCGTGCATGCCGAGGCACCGGCCAGCGCGCGGCACTGGATCGGCGCCCTGCAGCGTGCGTGGAGCACCCAGCCCGCCGCCGCCGAGCTGCTTTCCGACACGCTCCCCGAACGCGGCGAAATCGCGGTGTGGGGCCGTACCGATGCACTGCCGGCTGCGTGGCAGGCGTGGCTGCGCGACGGCGGCAGCGTGATGACCGCGGCCAGACCTGATGCTGCCGCCACGGTGGTGCTGCGAAGTGCGGAAGGCGCACCGCTGCTGTGGCAGCAGCGCGTCGGCCAGGGCCGCCTGCTGTCGCTGCCCGGCGAATGGGACGCCGCCCACAACGGCGCACTGCGTGATGCCCGCTTGCCGCAGGCCCTGCTGCTGGCCCTGCAGCCGCCAGCACCACCGCGCGTGGGCGATGCGCGCGATCACGCGCCGCAGCAGGCAGTACTGCCTGCAACCGCTGCCGCACCACGCGAGCTGGCCCCGTGGCTGCTGCTGGCCATCGTGCTGCTGTTCGCGCTGGAACGCGGGATGGCCAGTCGCGCAGCGCGGAGGCCGGCATGA
- a CDS encoding DUF58 domain-containing protein has product MSTGTPLTLPPELRARLRTLRLRPRLASGASGIGQHASRSRGAGLEFAQYRAYEPGDELRQIDWKLYARSDRFFVRESERESPITVWLLLDATASASQADRTAPQRTRLDHMRGLAACLVELALQQGDRFGLLAINGDGLQLVPAGNGARQRDRVHLQLHALQASGGWPAADRLRPLWERVRPGDLLLAIGDGFDEAGIVLLERLASARREVMLVQVLTADERDFPFDAGHRFRDPETGEELLGDGAAIRADYLQRFAAAHSALQARLQASGIASATGWLDQPLDQPLQALFGRGGGA; this is encoded by the coding sequence GTGAGCACCGGTACACCGCTGACCCTGCCACCGGAACTGCGTGCGCGCCTGCGCACGTTGCGCCTGCGGCCGCGCCTGGCCAGTGGCGCCAGCGGTATCGGCCAGCACGCCAGCCGCAGCCGCGGTGCCGGCCTGGAATTCGCCCAGTACCGCGCCTACGAACCCGGCGACGAACTGCGCCAGATCGACTGGAAGCTCTACGCGCGCTCGGACCGCTTCTTCGTGCGCGAATCCGAACGCGAAAGCCCGATCACCGTATGGCTGCTGCTCGATGCCACCGCCTCGGCCAGCCAGGCCGACCGCACCGCGCCGCAGCGTACGCGCCTGGACCACATGCGCGGGCTGGCCGCCTGCCTGGTCGAGCTCGCCCTGCAGCAGGGCGATCGTTTCGGCCTGCTGGCGATCAACGGCGATGGCCTGCAGCTGGTACCGGCCGGCAACGGCGCGCGCCAGCGTGACCGTGTGCACCTGCAGCTGCATGCGCTGCAGGCGAGCGGTGGCTGGCCAGCCGCCGACCGCCTGCGCCCGCTGTGGGAGCGCGTGCGTCCGGGCGATCTGCTGCTGGCCATCGGCGATGGCTTCGATGAAGCCGGCATCGTGCTGCTGGAACGCCTGGCCAGCGCACGTCGCGAGGTGATGCTGGTGCAGGTGCTGACCGCCGACGAGCGCGACTTCCCCTTCGATGCCGGCCATCGCTTCCGCGATCCGGAAACCGGCGAGGAGCTGCTGGGCGATGGCGCCGCGATCCGCGCCGACTACCTGCAGCGCTTCGCCGCCGCACACAGCGCGCTGCAGGCACGCCTGCAGGCCAGCGGCATCGCCAGCGCCACCGGATGGCTCGACCAGCCGCTGGACCAGCCGCTGCAGGCGCTGTTCGGCCGCGGGGGCGGCGCATGA
- a CDS encoding MoxR family ATPase has product MTSLDLDSLLPRLDGLRSALARAVVGQHTVVEQLLIGLLAGGHCLLEGAPGLGKTLLVRSLGQALELQFRRVQFTPDLMPSDILGTELLEEDHGTGHRHFRFQQGPIFTNLLLADELNRTPPKTQAALLEAMQERTVSHAGTTRELPAPFFVLATQNPIEQAGTYPLPEAQLDRFLLHVLVDYPSEDEERRIIEQTTGGATEAVPKVMDAEAVIALQAAVRQVHVSPDVLAWITRLVRASRPGDGAPAAINQWVKWGAGPRAGQSLVLAAKARALLQGRFAATREDVQALAAPVMRHRLLLSFAAEAEQKRADDVVAALLQAVPFPG; this is encoded by the coding sequence ATGACCTCCCTCGATCTCGATTCCCTGCTGCCGCGCCTGGATGGGCTGCGCAGCGCCCTGGCCCGCGCCGTGGTCGGCCAGCACACGGTGGTCGAGCAGCTGCTGATCGGCCTGCTGGCCGGTGGCCACTGCCTGCTGGAAGGCGCGCCCGGCCTGGGCAAGACCCTGCTGGTGCGCTCGCTGGGGCAGGCACTGGAGCTGCAGTTCCGGCGCGTGCAGTTCACCCCCGACCTGATGCCCAGCGACATCCTCGGCACCGAGCTGCTGGAAGAAGACCACGGCACCGGCCATCGTCATTTCCGCTTCCAGCAGGGCCCGATCTTCACGAATCTGCTGCTGGCCGACGAGCTCAACCGCACCCCGCCCAAGACCCAGGCGGCGCTGCTGGAAGCGATGCAGGAGCGCACGGTCAGCCATGCGGGCACCACGCGGGAGCTGCCCGCGCCGTTCTTCGTGCTGGCCACGCAGAACCCGATCGAGCAGGCCGGCACCTACCCGCTGCCGGAAGCACAGCTGGACCGCTTCCTGCTGCACGTGCTGGTGGACTACCCCAGCGAAGACGAAGAGCGCCGCATCATCGAACAGACCACCGGCGGTGCCACCGAAGCGGTGCCGAAGGTGATGGACGCCGAGGCGGTGATCGCCCTGCAGGCCGCCGTGCGCCAGGTGCATGTCAGCCCCGATGTACTGGCCTGGATCACCCGCCTGGTACGCGCCAGCCGCCCCGGCGACGGCGCACCGGCCGCGATCAACCAGTGGGTGAAATGGGGCGCCGGCCCGCGTGCCGGGCAGTCGCTGGTGCTGGCCGCCAAGGCGCGTGCACTGCTGCAGGGCCGCTTCGCCGCCACCCGCGAGGATGTGCAGGCGCTGGCCGCGCCGGTGATGCGCCATCGCCTGCTGCTGTCCTTCGCTGCCGAAGCCGAACAGAAGCGCGCCGACGACGTGGTCGCGGCGCTGCTGCAGGCCGTGCCTTTCCCGGGTTGA
- a CDS encoding DUF4159 domain-containing protein, which produces MDRRACLRWLAAAASAAALPAFAQAGPRNSRYDFWFTRLQYDSGDWDVDARMPSNLITSLIDYTSLRVDPQEHVVALADPRMLEAPFCYLAGHTLVEFNAAERQNFVRYVRNGGFVFVDDCNHDIDGLFATSFEAQMGRLFGPKALQKLPNSHALYRSFFRFPDGPPATGFELNGWGDDLVHDYLKGIEVDGRLGLLYSNKDYGCEWDYDWRNKRFLAEDNTRFGVNIVMYALNN; this is translated from the coding sequence ATGGATCGGCGGGCCTGCCTGCGCTGGTTGGCCGCTGCCGCTTCGGCGGCGGCGCTGCCGGCCTTCGCGCAGGCAGGCCCGCGCAATTCGCGTTACGACTTCTGGTTCACCCGGCTGCAGTACGACTCCGGCGATTGGGACGTGGACGCGCGCATGCCGTCCAACCTGATCACCTCGCTGATCGACTACACCTCGCTGCGCGTCGACCCGCAGGAACACGTGGTGGCCCTGGCCGACCCACGCATGCTGGAAGCGCCTTTCTGCTACCTGGCCGGGCACACGCTGGTGGAGTTCAACGCCGCCGAGCGGCAGAACTTCGTGCGCTACGTGCGCAACGGCGGCTTCGTCTTCGTCGACGACTGCAACCATGACATCGACGGCCTGTTCGCCACCTCGTTCGAGGCGCAGATGGGTCGGCTGTTCGGGCCCAAGGCCCTGCAGAAGCTGCCCAACAGCCATGCGCTGTACCGCAGCTTCTTCCGCTTCCCCGACGGCCCGCCCGCCACCGGCTTCGAGCTCAACGGCTGGGGCGATGACCTGGTGCACGACTACCTGAAGGGCATCGAGGTCGATGGCCGCCTGGGCCTGCTCTACAGCAACAAGGATTACGGCTGCGAGTGGGACTACGACTGGCGCAACAAGCGCTTCCTGGCCGAAGACAACACCCGCTTCGGCGTCAACATCGTGATGTACGCGTTGAACAATTGA
- a CDS encoding TldD/PmbA family protein, with the protein MSIFTEAQAKAILDKVIALSKADECTAVLAGSINGNIRFALNNVSTSGIVDNTELAVTVAFGKRVGTASINEFDDAALERVVRRAEDLARLAPENPEFMPAIGKQTYRASPTFSESTAAIDPAFRAKVAADSIAPCRGNGLIAAGFLEDGQGFYATANSNGNFGYQRSTSFDYTCTVRTEDGRGSGWVGRNLKDAADFKADQDIRIAMRKATESSEAKALEPGKYTVILEPAAAAGLISFMMNFFSARSADEGRSFLSKKGGGNKLGEQVYDPRVSMYADPWHADAPVLPWDGEGMPRERMAIIENGKVANLDYSRFWAQKQGKTAKATPGNLLMSGGDKSTADLVRGTQKGILVTRTWYIRMVDPQTVLLTGLTRDGTFYIENGQIKHPVKNFRFNESPVIMLNNIEELGKPVRVAGDESSYVMMIPPMKLRDFTFTSLSDAV; encoded by the coding sequence ATGAGTATCTTCACCGAAGCCCAGGCCAAGGCCATCCTCGACAAGGTCATCGCCCTGTCCAAGGCCGATGAGTGCACCGCCGTGCTGGCTGGTTCGATCAACGGCAACATCCGTTTCGCCCTGAACAACGTGTCCACCAGCGGCATCGTGGACAACACCGAACTGGCCGTCACCGTGGCGTTCGGCAAGCGCGTGGGCACCGCCTCGATCAACGAGTTCGACGATGCCGCGCTGGAACGCGTGGTCCGCCGCGCCGAGGACTTGGCCCGCCTGGCCCCGGAGAATCCGGAGTTCATGCCGGCCATCGGCAAGCAGACCTACCGCGCCAGCCCCACCTTCAGCGAATCCACCGCTGCCATCGATCCGGCGTTCCGCGCCAAGGTCGCCGCCGATTCCATCGCGCCGTGCCGTGGCAACGGCCTGATCGCCGCAGGCTTCCTGGAAGATGGCCAGGGCTTCTATGCCACCGCCAACAGCAACGGCAACTTCGGCTACCAGCGCAGCACCAGCTTCGATTACACCTGCACCGTGCGCACCGAAGACGGCCGCGGTTCGGGCTGGGTCGGCCGCAACCTGAAGGACGCGGCGGACTTCAAGGCCGACCAGGACATCCGCATCGCCATGCGCAAGGCCACCGAATCCTCGGAAGCCAAGGCGCTGGAACCGGGCAAGTACACGGTCATCCTGGAACCGGCTGCGGCCGCCGGCCTGATCAGCTTCATGATGAATTTCTTCAGCGCGCGCTCGGCCGATGAAGGCCGCAGCTTCCTGTCGAAGAAGGGCGGCGGCAACAAGCTGGGCGAGCAGGTCTACGACCCGCGCGTGAGCATGTACGCCGATCCGTGGCATGCCGATGCACCGGTGCTGCCGTGGGATGGCGAGGGCATGCCGCGCGAGCGCATGGCCATCATCGAGAACGGCAAGGTCGCCAACCTGGACTACTCGCGCTTCTGGGCACAGAAGCAGGGCAAGACCGCCAAGGCCACGCCGGGCAACCTGCTGATGAGCGGTGGCGACAAGAGCACCGCCGATCTGGTGCGCGGCACCCAGAAGGGCATCCTGGTCACCCGCACCTGGTACATCCGCATGGTCGACCCGCAGACCGTGCTGCTGACCGGCCTGACCCGCGATGGCACCTTCTACATCGAGAACGGCCAGATCAAGCACCCGGTGAAGAACTTCCGCTTCAACGAATCGCCGGTGATCATGCTCAACAACATCGAAGAACTGGGCAAGCCGGTGCGTGTGGCTGGTGATGAATCCAGCTACGTGATGATGATCCCGCCGATGAAGCTGCGCGATTTCACCTTCACCTCGCTGTCCGACGCGGTCTGA
- a CDS encoding TldD/PmbA family protein — protein sequence MQRRDFLALTGLTAGGLIVPSFFGKAIAAEQLQSSLDLGLKKRLADAALQAARSAGATYCDVRIGRYLRQFVITREDKVQNVVNTESTGVGIRVIVNGAWGFAATNALGTADVARAAQQAAAIAKANAGVQTAPVQLAKAPGVGEVSWRTPIRKNAMDVPIKEKVDLLLDVNAAALGAGASFVNSMLFLVNEQKYFASTDGSYIDQDVHRIWAPMTITAIDKASGKFRTREGLSAPMGLGYEYLDGAAAGKVLTPNGVVNYGSSYDMKEDAIAAAKQAQEKLKAPSVKPGKYDLILDPSHTWLTIHESIGHPLELDRVLGYEANYAGTSFATLDKREQHFQYGSEHVNIFADKTQPGSLGAVAYDDEGVKCKRWDLISNGKLVDYQTIRDQAHILGKTESDGCCYADSWSSVQFQRMANVSMAPGKTPLSVPDMIKDVENGIYIIGDGSFSIDQQRYNAQFGGQLFYEIKNGKITRMLEDVAYQIRTPEFWNACTAVADERDYRLGGSFFDGKGQPGQVSAVSHGSSTARFNGINVINTARSLG from the coding sequence TTGCAGAGACGTGACTTCCTCGCCCTGACCGGGCTTACCGCGGGCGGCCTGATCGTGCCGTCGTTCTTCGGCAAGGCGATCGCCGCCGAGCAGCTGCAGTCCAGCCTCGACCTGGGGCTGAAGAAGCGCCTGGCCGATGCCGCGCTGCAGGCCGCCCGCAGCGCCGGCGCCACCTACTGCGATGTGCGCATCGGCCGCTACCTGCGGCAGTTCGTGATCACCCGCGAAGACAAGGTGCAGAACGTGGTGAACACGGAGTCGACCGGCGTCGGCATCCGCGTGATAGTCAACGGCGCCTGGGGCTTCGCCGCCACCAATGCGCTGGGCACCGCCGACGTGGCCCGTGCCGCGCAGCAGGCCGCCGCCATCGCCAAGGCCAACGCCGGCGTGCAGACCGCACCGGTGCAGCTGGCCAAGGCACCGGGCGTGGGTGAAGTGAGCTGGCGCACGCCGATCCGCAAGAACGCCATGGACGTGCCGATCAAGGAAAAGGTCGACCTGCTGCTGGACGTCAACGCGGCCGCGCTGGGCGCCGGCGCCAGCTTCGTCAATTCGATGCTGTTCCTGGTCAACGAGCAGAAGTACTTCGCGTCCACCGATGGTTCCTACATCGATCAGGACGTGCACCGCATCTGGGCACCGATGACGATCACCGCCATCGACAAGGCCAGCGGCAAGTTCCGCACCCGCGAAGGCCTGTCCGCGCCGATGGGCCTGGGCTACGAGTACCTGGATGGCGCCGCCGCCGGCAAGGTGCTCACCCCCAATGGCGTGGTGAACTACGGCTCCTCCTACGACATGAAGGAAGACGCCATCGCTGCGGCCAAGCAGGCGCAGGAGAAGCTGAAGGCACCGTCGGTGAAGCCCGGCAAGTACGACCTGATCCTCGATCCGTCGCATACCTGGCTGACCATCCACGAGTCGATCGGCCACCCGCTCGAACTCGACCGCGTGCTCGGCTACGAAGCCAACTACGCCGGCACCAGCTTCGCCACCCTGGACAAGCGCGAGCAGCATTTCCAGTACGGCAGCGAGCACGTCAACATCTTTGCCGACAAGACCCAGCCGGGCAGCCTCGGCGCCGTGGCGTACGACGATGAAGGCGTGAAGTGCAAGCGCTGGGACCTGATCAGCAACGGCAAGCTGGTCGACTACCAGACCATCCGCGACCAGGCCCACATCCTCGGCAAGACCGAGTCCGATGGCTGCTGCTACGCCGATTCCTGGTCCAGCGTGCAGTTCCAGCGCATGGCCAACGTGTCGATGGCGCCGGGCAAGACCCCGCTCAGCGTCCCGGACATGATCAAGGACGTCGAGAACGGCATCTACATCATCGGCGACGGCTCGTTCTCCATCGACCAGCAGCGCTACAACGCGCAGTTCGGTGGCCAGCTGTTCTACGAGATCAAGAACGGCAAGATCACCCGCATGCTGGAAGACGTGGCCTACCAGATCCGCACGCCGGAGTTCTGGAACGCCTGCACCGCCGTGGCCGACGAGCGCGACTACCGCCTGGGCGGTTCGTTCTTCGACGGCAAGGGCCAGCCGGGCCAGGTCTCGGCGGTCTCGCACGGTTCGTCCACCGCGCGCTTCAACGGCATCAACGTCATCAACACCGCACGCAGCCTCGGCTGA
- a CDS encoding TldD/PmbA family protein, which yields MQRREFLAYSGLGLAGLVLPHSRLIAAEQLLAPVDTAQRRRLAEVALAAARAAKASYCDVRIGRYLNQSVITREHQVGNVTNRESSGVGVRVLVNGAWGFAATHQQTEAAVRGAVEQATAIARANASIQTRPVQLAPTPAVGEVRWQTPVRKNAMEVPIQDKIELLLALNGAALDAGADFINSTLFLVNEQKYFASSDGSFIDQDIHRIWLPFTATAIDKASGKFRTRAGLSSPMGMGYEFLDGDARGKVQLPGGITAYRDSYDPVEDAIAAARHAREKLKAPSVKPGKYDLVLDPSNLFLTIHENVGHPLELDRVLGYEANYAGTSFATLDKRDAGFRWGSDLVTFFADKTQPGSLGAVGYDDEGVKTQRWDLVRDGVLVDYQATRDEAHILGREASHGCSYADSWSSVQFQRMANVSLAPGKAPLSVDDMIKDVENGIWIHGRGSYSIDQQRYNAQFGGQLYYQIKDGRIAGMVEDAAYQIRTPEFWNACTAICDQRDFRLGGSFFDGKGQPAQVSAVSHGSSTTRFNGINIINTARSLGA from the coding sequence GTGCAACGACGTGAGTTCCTGGCGTATTCCGGTCTGGGCCTTGCCGGCCTGGTGCTGCCGCATTCGCGGCTGATCGCGGCCGAGCAGCTGCTCGCGCCGGTGGATACCGCCCAGCGCCGGCGCCTGGCCGAGGTCGCCCTCGCCGCCGCGCGTGCGGCCAAGGCCAGCTACTGCGACGTGCGCATCGGCCGCTACCTCAACCAGTCGGTCATCACCCGCGAACACCAGGTCGGCAACGTGACCAACCGCGAGTCGTCCGGCGTGGGCGTGCGGGTCCTGGTCAACGGTGCCTGGGGCTTCGCTGCCACCCACCAGCAGACCGAGGCCGCCGTGCGCGGCGCGGTCGAGCAGGCCACGGCCATCGCCCGTGCCAACGCCAGCATCCAGACCCGTCCGGTGCAGCTGGCACCCACACCCGCAGTGGGTGAGGTGCGCTGGCAGACCCCCGTGCGGAAGAACGCCATGGAAGTGCCGATCCAGGACAAGATCGAACTGCTGCTGGCGCTCAACGGCGCCGCGCTCGATGCTGGCGCGGACTTCATCAATTCCACGCTGTTCCTGGTCAACGAACAGAAGTACTTCGCCTCCAGCGATGGCTCCTTCATCGACCAGGACATCCACCGCATCTGGCTGCCGTTCACCGCCACCGCCATCGACAAGGCCAGCGGCAAGTTCCGCACCCGTGCCGGGCTGTCCTCGCCGATGGGCATGGGCTATGAATTCCTAGATGGCGATGCGCGCGGCAAGGTGCAGCTGCCCGGCGGCATCACCGCGTACCGCGATTCCTACGACCCGGTCGAGGACGCCATCGCCGCCGCCCGCCATGCACGCGAGAAGCTGAAGGCGCCCTCGGTGAAGCCCGGCAAGTACGACCTGGTGCTGGACCCGTCCAACCTGTTCCTGACCATCCACGAGAACGTCGGCCACCCGCTGGAACTGGACCGCGTGCTGGGCTACGAGGCCAACTACGCCGGCACCAGCTTCGCCACCCTGGACAAGCGCGATGCCGGGTTCCGCTGGGGCAGCGACCTCGTCACCTTCTTCGCCGACAAGACCCAGCCGGGCAGCCTCGGTGCGGTCGGCTATGACGATGAAGGGGTGAAGACCCAGCGCTGGGACCTGGTGCGCGATGGCGTGCTGGTCGACTACCAGGCCACCCGCGACGAAGCCCACATTCTGGGCCGCGAGGCCTCGCATGGCTGCAGCTATGCCGATTCCTGGTCCAGCGTGCAGTTCCAGCGCATGGCCAATGTCTCGCTGGCGCCGGGCAAGGCGCCGCTGAGCGTGGACGACATGATCAAGGACGTCGAGAACGGCATCTGGATCCACGGCCGCGGCTCCTATTCCATCGACCAGCAGCGCTACAACGCGCAGTTCGGCGGCCAGCTGTACTACCAGATCAAGGACGGCAGGATCGCCGGCATGGTCGAGGACGCGGCCTATCAGATCCGCACGCCGGAGTTCTGGAACGCCTGCACCGCGATCTGCGACCAGCGCGACTTCCGCCTCGGCGGTTCCTTCTTCGACGGCAAGGGCCAGCCCGCGCAGGTATCGGCGGTCTCGCACGGGTCGTCCACCACCCGCTTCAACGGCATCAACATCATCAACACCGCGCGCAGTCTCGGCGCCTGA
- a CDS encoding DUF938 domain-containing protein — MSSKPYSEACERNREPIAAALDPWMGDRHRVLEIGSGTGQHASFFAERWPWLRWQPSDHPDHLPGIETWRAEAALLNLLPPVALQVELPPAPGLTLPEGSSFDAAFTANTLHIMGWEHVQALFAALPPLLRHGALLAAYGPFNYGGRYTSDSNAQFDAWLKARDPRSGIRDVEAVQALAEDNGFTRLRDVAMPANNRLLLWRLG, encoded by the coding sequence ATGTCGAGCAAGCCGTATTCAGAAGCCTGCGAACGCAACCGCGAACCGATCGCGGCCGCGCTCGACCCATGGATGGGCGACCGGCATCGGGTGCTGGAAATCGGCAGCGGCACCGGCCAGCACGCGTCCTTCTTCGCCGAGCGCTGGCCGTGGCTGCGCTGGCAGCCCAGCGATCACCCGGACCACCTGCCCGGCATCGAGACCTGGCGCGCCGAGGCGGCGCTGCTCAATCTGCTGCCGCCCGTGGCGCTGCAGGTGGAACTGCCACCGGCACCGGGCCTGACCCTGCCCGAGGGCAGTTCCTTCGATGCGGCGTTCACTGCCAATACCCTGCACATCATGGGCTGGGAGCACGTGCAGGCGCTGTTCGCCGCGCTGCCGCCGCTGCTGCGCCACGGTGCGCTGCTGGCGGCCTACGGCCCGTTCAACTACGGCGGGCGCTACACCAGCGACAGCAACGCGCAGTTCGATGCCTGGCTGAAGGCGCGTGACCCGCGCAGCGGCATCCGCGATGTCGAAGCCGTGCAGGCGCTGGCCGAAGACAACGGCTTCACCCGCCTGCGCGACGTGGCGATGCCGGCCAACAACCGCCTTCTGCTGTGGCGGTTGGGCTGA